The following are encoded in a window of Rosa chinensis cultivar Old Blush chromosome 4, RchiOBHm-V2, whole genome shotgun sequence genomic DNA:
- the LOC112198918 gene encoding zinc finger MYM-type protein 1-like has protein sequence MLQAFSVRIKKAIREEINYSKFCIIVDEARDESKKEQMAIVLRFVDKDGFIRERFFGLVHVSDTKASTLQKGIYSVLSNHNLDIQNIQGQGYDGASNMRGKWNGLQALILKDCPYAYYVHCLAHRLQLALVAASREVIPIQKFFTKLTFIVNILGASCKSNDEFQSAQAEEIAYLTSIDELETGRGLNQIGTLQRAGDTRWSSHFRSISSLRQRFSPTCRVLMNIIKEGKSPQAGDADSAYESMTSYQFVFILHLMEEIMENTNELCLALQSQSQDILNAMNLVSSTKAFIQKLRDDGWDTLFAKVNSFCEARNIDIPDMNARYVGRGGRARHQQNDWTVQHYYKVDIFYAAIDSQLQELNNRFNEHAVELLILSSALDPREISKCFKIDDVCQLVEKFYPHDFADHEKLQLKKQLEFFEYDVVQDQEFKSISIMSDLSQWLVRTRRSTRYPLVYRVIVLVLTLPVSTATTERSFSAMRIVKTRLRNRMENDFLTDSLLMYIEKEIAEKFTIDSIIDDFRDMQERRVMF, from the coding sequence ATGTTGCAGGCATTTTCAGTACGAATAAAAAAGGCCATTCGGGAAGAAATTAATTATTCAAAATTTTGCATAATTGTTGATGAAGCTCGTGATGAGTCAAAGAAGGAGCAAATGGCTATAGTATTGAGATTTGTTGACAAAGATGGTTTTATTCGGGAGCGCTTCTTTGGGCTTGTTCATGTCTCAGACACCAAGGCATCGACATTGCAAAAGGGAATATATTCAGTGTTATCTAATCATAATTTAGATATCCAAAATATCCAAGGCCAAGGATACGATGGTGCAAGTAATATGCGAGGTAAGTGGAATGGGCTACAAGCTttgattttgaaggattgtCCGTATGCTTACTATGTTCATTGTTTAGCACATAGATTGCAATTGGCTTTAGTAGCAGCATCGAGAGAAGTTATTCCTATTCAAAAGTTTTTTACTAAATTGACTTTTATTGTCAATATTCTTGGTGCTTCATGCAAGAGTAATGATGAATTTCAAAGTGCTCAAGCAGAAGAGATTGCATATTTGACTTCAATTGATGAACTCGAGACTGGAAGAGGACTTAACCAAATTGGAACCTTGCAGCGTGCTGGAGATACTCGTTGGAGTTCGCACTTCAGATCTATTTCTAGTTTGAGACAAAGGTTTAGCCCAACTTGTCGAGTTCTTATGAACATAATTAAGGAAGGGAAGAGTCCTCAAGCAGGAGATGCGGATTCTGCTTATGAATCAATGACATCGTATCAATTTGTCTTCATCTTACATCTCATGGAAGAAATTATGGAGAATACTAATGAACTTTGTCTAGCTCTGCAAAGTCAATCTCAAGACATTTTGAATGCCATGAATCTTGTTTCCTCTACTAAAGCATTCATTCAAAAGTTGAGAGATGATGGATGGGATACTTTATTTGCCAAGGTAAATTCTTTTTGTGAGGCACGTAACATAGATATCCCAGATATGAATGCTCGTTATGTTGGAAGAGGAGGTCGAGCTCGTCACCAACAAAATGACTGGACAGTTCAGCATTATTACAAGGTAGATATATTTTATGCTGCCATAGATTCTCAATTGCAAGAATTGAATAATCGGTTTAATGAGCATGCTGTAGAGCTACTTATTCTTAGTTCAGCTTTGGATCCTAGAGAAATAAGTAAGTGTTTCAAGATTGATGATGTATGTCAGTTGGTAGAAAAATTCTATCCACATGACTTTGCAGATCATGAGAAACTACAACTCAAGAAacaacttgaattttttgagtatGATGTAGTTCAAGATCAAGAGTTCAAAAGTATTTCAATTATGTCTGATTTATCTCAGTGGTTAGTAAGAACTAGAAGATCAACAAGGTATCCACTTGTTTATAGAGTGATTGTGCTTGTGCTTACTCTTCCAGTGTCTACAGCAACTACAGAGCGATCATTTTCTGCTATGCGTATTGTCAAAACAAGGCTTCGTAACCGAATGGAGAATGACTTTCTTACAGACTCGTTATTGATGTACATTGAGAAAGAAATTGCAGAAAAATTTACCATCGACTCAATAATAGATGACTTTCGAGACATGCAAGAACGTCGAGTTATGTTTTGA